Part of the Lysobacter enzymogenes genome is shown below.
GAGCGCGTGCGCGACTCCTTCCGCACCCTGCTGTTCCTCAAGCTCGACCACATCGGCGGGCTCAACACCCTGTTCGCGGTGATCTTCAACGGCGGCACCATCGTCACCTGCCGCTCGCGCGCGGCGCGCGACATCTGCGCCTGCATCGAGCGCTACAAGGTCGAGCTGCTGCCGACCACGCCGTCGTTCCTGACCATGCTGCTGATGTCGCGCGTGCACGGCGATTTCGATCTGTCCTCGCTGAAGATCGTCACCTACGGCACCGAAGTCATGCCGAACTCGACCTTGACCGGCATGCACCGCACGTTCCCGCAGATCCAGCTCAAGCAGACCTACGGCCTGTCCGAGCTCGGCATCCTCGCGACCCAGTCCAAGGACTCCTCGTCCAAGTGGATGAAGATCGGCGGCCACGGCTTCGAACTCGACGTGCGCGAGGGCGTGCTGTGGATCCGCAGCCGGCAGGCGATGCTCGGCTACCTCAACGCGCCGAGTCCGTTCGACAGCGAGGGTTGGTACAACACCGGCGACCGCGTCGAGACCGACGGCGAGTACTTCCAGATCCTCGGCCGCGAGTCGGAAATCATCAACGTCGCCGGCGAGAAGGTGTTCCCGATCGAGGTCGAGAGCTTCCTGCTGACCCTGGACAACGTGCGCGACGTGCTGGTGCGCGAAAAGCGCAGCCCGGTGGTCGGGCAGATGGTCTGGGCCGAGTTCGTGCTCGAGCGCGAGGAAGACCCGGCCGCGTTCAAGCGCCGCATCGTCGCCGAGTGCCAGGGCCGGCTGAGCCCGTACAAGGTGCCCGGCCACATCACCATCGCGCGCGACGACAGCCTGGTCGGCACGCGCTTCAAGAAGATCCGCAAGGCGCCGGGCGCGGACCCGAGCGCATCGGCGCCGCGCGGCGACACTCAACCGGAAGAGACGAGCGTATGAGCAGTGCGATTGGAATGGATCGAGTCGAGTCCGGGCAGGCGCCCGGCCGCGTCGTCGTCGTCAGCGGCGGCAGCAAGGGCCTGGGCCTGGCCATCTGCGTTTCTCTGCTGGCCGCCGGCTACCGCGTGGCGACCTTCAGCCGCAAGAGCACGCCGGAGCTGGAGCGCGCGATCGCCCACAGCGACGGCCGCCTGTACTGGGAATCGGTCGACATCGCCGACGACGAACAGCTGGCCGGGTTCCTGCGCAACGTGCGCACGCTGTTCGGCCGCGTCGGCTATCTGGTCAACAGCGCCGGCATGGCCAACGAAGGCCTGCTGACGATGATGAAGGGGCGCGACATCGCGCGCATGATCGAGGTCAACCTCGGCGGCGCGATCAGCCTGTCGCAGGCCTGCGTCAAGCAGATGATGGTCGGCGGCGCCGGCGTCATCGTCAACGTGTCCTCGATCGTCGGCGTGCGCGGCTACAAGGGCGTCGGCGCCTACAGCGCGACCAAGGCCGCGCTCGACGGGCTCACCCGCAGCCTGTCCAAGGAACTGGGCTCGATGGGCATCCGGGTCAATTCGGTCGCGCCCGGTTTCATGGAAACCGAGATGACCTCCGAGCTCACCGAGCAGCAGAAGAACCGCATCGTGCGGCAAACCCCGATGGGCCGGCTCGGCACGGTCGAGGACGTATCCTCGGTGGTGAAGTTCCTGCTTTCGGACGAATCCAGATTCATCACCGGCCAGACCTTCGTGGTCGACGGCGGCCTCACCGCCTGACAGGGAAACGACATGAGCCAGGAAGTCAAGAACATCATCGAACGCGCGATCCGCGCCGTGGCCGAGCAGCGCGGCCTGAACCTGCCGGCCTTGCGCGACGACAGCGAGATCGTCGACGAGCTCGGCTTCACCTCGCTGGCGGTGGCGGCTTTGATCGCCAGCCTGGAGGAAGAACTCGGCGTCGATCCGTTCCAGGAGGAGGACGTGATGATCACCGACGTGCGCACGGTCGGCGACCTGCGCCGGGTCTACGCCGGCTGCCTGGAACGCAGCGTGTGAGCTGAGCGGGTTTCGCGGTCGCCGACAGGCGGCCGCTGGTGGTGGACGAGCACGCAGCGCCGGTCGAAGTCTTTCTAGAGATCCAAGACGCATGAACATCAAGGGCGATATCGCGATCATCGGCATGTCCGGCAGGTTTCCGGGCGCCGACGACGTGTCCGGCTTCTGGGACAACCTGCGCGCCGGGCGCGACAGCATCCGCACGCTGTCCGACCAGGAACTGCGCGCGGCCGGCGTGAGCGAGGCCGAGCTGGCCGATCCGGACTACGTCAAGGCGGCGGCGACGTTGAACGGCGTGGACCGCTTCGACCCGGCGTTCTTCCGCATCTCGCCGCGCGAAGCCGAGCTGATCGACCCGCAGATCCGGCTGCTGCTGCAATGCGCCTGGGAAACCCTGGAAGACGCCGGCCGCGCCGGCAAGGGCCCGCAGAACATCGGCGTGTTCGCCGGCGCCGGCGGCGTGGCGACCAGCTACTTCGCCCAGTACATCAACCTGCACGAGCGCTTCGACAAGCTCACCGCCGGCGCGACCCACCTGGGCAACGACAAGGATTTCCTGTCGACCTATCTGTCGTACAAGCTCAACCTGACCGGCCCGAGCATGACCGTACAGACGGCGTGCTCGACCTCGCTGGTCGCGTTGCACCAGGCGCGCCTGAGCCTGCTCAGCGGCGAATGCGACATGGCCCTGGCCGGCGGCGTCAGCGTGCGCGTGCCGCACGGCCACGGCTATCAGTACAAGGACGGCTACATCTTCTCGCGCGGCGGCCGCGTGCGCAGCTTCGACGCCGACGCCGACGGCGTGGTGTTCGGCAGCGGCCTCGGCCTGGTGCTGATCAAGCGCCTGGAGGACGCGCTGCGCGACGGCGATGCGATCCACGCCCTGGTCAAGGGCAGCGCGATCGGCAACGACGGCAAGGGCAAGATGAGCTACGCCGCCAGCAGCGCGAAGGGGCAGATCGCCTGCATCCGCGCCGCGCTGGCGAATGCCGGCGTCGACGCGGCCAGCATCGGGCTGGTCGAGACCCACGGCACCGGCACCGCGATGGGCGACCCGGAGGAGGTCAAGGCGCTGGCCGCGGCGTTCAAGGAACACACCGACGCCAAGGGGTATTGCGCGCTCGGCGCGGTCAAGGCCAACGTCGGCCATCTGGAAGCCGCCGCCGGCGTGGTCGGCCTGATCAAGGCCGCGCTTGCGGTCAAGCACGGCGCGATCGTGCCGATGGCGCATTACCGCGCGCCGAATCCGCGCATCAAGTTCGACAACAGCCCGTTCTACATCGACCCGGCCGGGCGCGAATGGCGTCAGGGCAAGGGCCCGCGCCGCGCCGCGGTCAACAGCCTCGGCGTCGGCGGCACCAACGCTTTCGCGATTCTCGAACAGCACGTGCCGGCGCGGCGCGCGCGCGGCAAGGGCCGGGCGCAGGCGGCGATCGTTCCGCTTTCGGCGCGTACCGACGAGAGCTTGCGCGCGTATGCGCTCAAGCTGGCCGATTTCCTCGACGGGGCGGGCAGCGGGTTGGAGTTGGGCGACGTCGCCTTCACCCTGCAGGAAGGGCGCGAGGCGATGGAATGCCGCGCTGCGTTCGCGGCTTCGTCGTTGACCGAACTCAGCGCAGCGTTGCGCGCGTTCGGCGCCGGCGCGGAACCGCCGCAGGCGCAGGGCGCTGCAGCTTCGTGGTGCGCGCGCGAGGAACTGGACTGGAGCGCGCATCGCACCGGTCCTGCGCCGCGCCGCGTGCACCTGCCGACGTACGTCTTCGCCCGCGAGCGTTGCTGGATCGATCCCGCGCCCGCCGCGACGCCGGCCGCGGCGCAGCTGCATCCCTTGCTGCACACCAACACTTCCGACTTGCGCGAACACCGCTACAGCACCGCGCTGCGCGGCGACGAATTCTTCCTGCGCGACCACCGGCTGCGCACCGCTCCGGGCGCGACCGACGCGCGCAAGGTGCTGCCGGGCGTGGCTTATCTGGAAATGGCGCGCGCCGCGATGCAGCGCGCGCTGCCGGCGCCGGCCGAGGGCGGCGGCTGGCGCTTGCGCGACCTGGTCTGGGTGCAGCCGGTGGTGGTCGATGCGCCGCGCGCGATCGACATCGCCTTGCTCGCCGACGAGGACGACGGCGACACCCTCGCGTTCGAAGTGTTCAGCGACGAGGACACGGTCCATTGCCAGGGCCGCGGCCGCTGGGAGGCGCAGCCGCTTCCGGCGCCGCTCGATCTCGCCGCCATCGGCGCGGGACTGAGCGAGGGCTGGCAGGCCGACGCGCTGTATCCGGCGTTCGCCGCGATGGGCTTGGACTACGGCCCGGCGCATCGTCCGATCGTGTCGACCCGGCAAGACCGCGACCGCCTGTTGGCGACGATGCGCCTGCCTTCCGCGGCGCAGGCCGGCGCCGACGCTTACGTGCTGCATCCGAGCCTGCTCGACGGCGCACTGCAGGCCGCGACCGCATTGATCGCCGATCTGCGCGAGCCGCCGGCGCAGCCGCTGGTGCCGTTCGCGCTCGACGAGCTGCGGGTGTGGGCGGCATGCGAAACCGACATGGTCGCCTGGGTGCGGCGCGCGCCGGGCGCGCAGCGGCTGGCCAAGTTCGATATCGATCTGTGCGATGCGCAGGGACGCGTCTGCGCGCAACTGCGCGGCTTCGTCGCGCGCGCGATGGGCAAGGACTCCACGGCCGCGTTGCTCGCGACTCAGGTGTGGGAAACCGCGCCGGTCGCGACCGGCGCGGCGCCGGCCGGCGACCGCCGCGCGGTGCTGTTCGGGTTCCCGGGCATCGATCCGCAGGC
Proteins encoded:
- a CDS encoding class I adenylate-forming enzyme family protein, yielding MSWIKERFERFGERPIAINETGTVTYAQFAANLQQWTQALDGWGIAPGERVGLVSEYHIDAVALLQALLERGCIVVPLSEDDRALFGERLATTSATRLIEVASEGPVTPQTTVCRDLSASAPPPHELMAPMVEQGRPGFVIFTSGSTGKGKAVLLDHERMVSKYRERVRDSFRTLLFLKLDHIGGLNTLFAVIFNGGTIVTCRSRAARDICACIERYKVELLPTTPSFLTMLLMSRVHGDFDLSSLKIVTYGTEVMPNSTLTGMHRTFPQIQLKQTYGLSELGILATQSKDSSSKWMKIGGHGFELDVREGVLWIRSRQAMLGYLNAPSPFDSEGWYNTGDRVETDGEYFQILGRESEIINVAGEKVFPIEVESFLLTLDNVRDVLVREKRSPVVGQMVWAEFVLEREEDPAAFKRRIVAECQGRLSPYKVPGHITIARDDSLVGTRFKKIRKAPGADPSASAPRGDTQPEETSV
- a CDS encoding SDR family NAD(P)-dependent oxidoreductase — encoded protein: MDRVESGQAPGRVVVVSGGSKGLGLAICVSLLAAGYRVATFSRKSTPELERAIAHSDGRLYWESVDIADDEQLAGFLRNVRTLFGRVGYLVNSAGMANEGLLTMMKGRDIARMIEVNLGGAISLSQACVKQMMVGGAGVIVNVSSIVGVRGYKGVGAYSATKAALDGLTRSLSKELGSMGIRVNSVAPGFMETEMTSELTEQQKNRIVRQTPMGRLGTVEDVSSVVKFLLSDESRFITGQTFVVDGGLTA
- a CDS encoding acyl carrier protein, translated to MSQEVKNIIERAIRAVAEQRGLNLPALRDDSEIVDELGFTSLAVAALIASLEEELGVDPFQEEDVMITDVRTVGDLRRVYAGCLERSV